A region of the Pseudarthrobacter oxydans genome:
ACCTCGCCCTCGCGGCCGTCCTCGCGCACCAGGGTTGCGGTAAGGCCCAGCCGGCGCCGTGCCTGGAGGTCGGCGGTCATCCGGAAAATCGGTGCCGGCAGCAGGTGCACCTCGTCGTAAATGATCAGTCCCCAGTCGTGGCCGTCCACAAGCTCCAGGTGCGGGTACAGGCCGCCGCGTTTGGTGGTCAGCACCTGGTACGTGGCGATGGTCACCGGCCGGACTTCCTTGACCGCTCCTGAGTATTCGCCGATCTCGTCCGCGGTGAGGGACGTGCGCTTGAGCAGCTCGTCCTTCCATTGCCTGGCGGCTACCGTGTTCGTGACCAGGATCAGGGTTGTGGTGGAGCCGGTAGCCATTGCCGCGGCGCCCACCAGGGTCTTCCCGGCTCCGCAGGGAAGCACCACCACGCCGCTTCCCCCCGACCAGAAGTTGTCGCTCGCCATCTGCTGGTACGGCCGCAGCTTCCAGCCATCCTCGTTGAGCGCGATCAGGTGCGGGGTACCGTCCACATACCCGGCCAGGTCCTCCGCCGGCCAGCCGATCTTCAGCAGGAGCTGCTTGAGCTGCCCCCGCTGGGAGGCGTGCACCACAACGGTTTCACCGTCGATCCGGGGCCCCAGCAGGGGCTGGATCTTCTTGGCCCGGATCACTTCCTCCAGGACGGGGTAGTCGTCCGTCCGCATGACCAGGCCGTGCTGCGGGTCCTTCTCCAGGCGCAGCCGCCCGTACCTGGACATGGTTTCTTCAACGTCGATCAGCAGCGAATGCGGAACCGGGAAGCGCGAGTACTTCAGCAGCGTGTCCAGCATCTTTTCCGCATCCAGCCCGGCGGCGCGGGCGTTCCAGAGCCCCAGCGGTGTCAGCCGGTAACTGTGCATGTGCTCCGGTGCCCGTTCCAGCTCGGCGAAGGGCGCGATGGCATGACGGGCTTCAGTTGCCAGTTCATGGTCCACCTCAAGCAGGATGGTTTTGTCACTCTGGACAATCAGGGGTCCGTCGTTCACGCAGGGAAATCCTTCACTGGCGCAGTTCCTCTGCAGCCTCAATGTCGATGATGCGGTGGATGGACAGTACGCGTTCTGTTTCCTTTGCAGGATCAAACACCCGGACGCGTCCGCCGCTTACTGATAGCGGAACAACTACTTCCAGGCTGGCATTCCCCAGCCCGTCCACCACGTTCATGCTGATCCGCTGCTTGAGCCTGATGGCCCGCTGCAGGGCCTCAAGCCCCAGCTGGGTTCCGGCCTCGCCGTCCCGGTGTCCGGAACCGCCGCGGTGTCCGACGGCGGCGCCCACCTGGCGCAGGACCGCGAGCTGTGCGTCCACCTCCTCAGCCCCCGGCGCCGTCCGCGGGGCGGTGTAGACAGGGCGCAGGTGGTCCTGCGGGGTCGGGGCTGCCCGGAGCCGGACCACCGGTTCGTCCGCGCCGTCCACGGAGGGGGAGAGCCCCAGGGTGCGGAGAACCTGGGCGGTTTCCCGCGGTGGCGCCGAGGAAACCAGGACGGTGGGAGCAATCTTCACCAGGTTCAGGCCGGACGCCTTCGGCCCGGAGAGAAGCTCCAGGAGCGCGGCTTCGTCTTCGCTCTGGATAAAGCTGGCAGCCGCCCCCACCCGCAATCTTCCGTGCCGTGAGGCCGTGTCCTCCACAAGGTATTCGAGTGGCTGGGGCACGGCGGTGGCAGAGTGCTCACGGAGGAACTCCAGGATGCCGGCGGCGTCCTGTCCGCTGTCCAGGGCCCGCTTGATGGAGCCGGCGGAAAAGCGGTAGGTGGTTGCCGGACCTTGGCCTTCCGCGTCAGCCATCAGCAGCAGCTTCCCGGTCAGTTCGGGGGCCAGGTACCCCGGGGCGACGGCAGTGAGGTCGGCCTGCAGTAAAACGTGGGTGACAGCTGCCGGCAGGTGCTCGCCCAGGATGGCAAGCGCGGCTTCAGGGTTGTCTTCCGCCAACGCGCTTCCAAGCTGGCTCAGGGCTCCGGATCCCACCAGTCCAAGGAGCTCGGCTTCGGCGAGCACGCCGCGGATCATCGAGCTGAAGCGCCTGGCCATCCTGGGCTGTGCCCACTCTGCGCGCTGGAGAACAGCTGCGGCATCAAGTACTGGTGCGGTCCCGTCCGGGGCGCCTGCCTCGGCAGTCAGCTCATCCAGGATCTCCAGGATGCGTTTGCGGACCACCGGGGCATCAGGCCGCTGCGCTTCGGCTGACAGCGCGATGACGGTGCTGCCGGAGGCGGAACGGTGTGCCGCCGGCACGCTGCGCGTTCCATTGACGGGCTGGCCCACCAGGGACGGCACGCGCTGGCTGGACAGCCAGGCGTTCACCAGCCAGAGCCACTGTTCCTGCCGCGGCAGGACGAGCCATTCCAGCTGCGGAGGCTGGATCCAGGACGAGGAATCGACATCCAG
Encoded here:
- a CDS encoding helicase-associated domain-containing protein, yielding MSLIRALSKELEARSDDSLRALFDARPDLISPPVPDFPALAARASARLSVQRALERLNRPQMQVLETLHLCTNTDTGHSASAAGLRKMISGSSAASVERILHSLQELALVHRAEPPHGTPASAAKHHYYLPVGSLKDVVGIYPAGLGRSYTELVRLQPAFAQRAVQLVSELHRSGVAIHDATTPMEAALALQHWTSSPEALQSILSTAPERTTALLARFRNWAMGAVPQAQRKASIATEGSDVGPVDWLLARGLLVPLDAAHVELPHSVGISLRGGAVIDDFTLSPPVPQLGRTSAALRRNAALSAISETLRLVSDLLHAVGEQPLVTLRSGGVGVREMRRLAELLRIDLQHAGILLELTALAGLIRLDVDSSSWIQPPQLEWLVLPRQEQWLWLVNAWLSSQRVPSLVGQPVNGTRSVPAAHRSASGSTVIALSAEAQRPDAPVVRKRILEILDELTAEAGAPDGTAPVLDAAAVLQRAEWAQPRMARRFSSMIRGVLAEAELLGLVGSGALSQLGSALAEDNPEAALAILGEHLPAAVTHVLLQADLTAVAPGYLAPELTGKLLLMADAEGQGPATTYRFSAGSIKRALDSGQDAAGILEFLREHSATAVPQPLEYLVEDTASRHGRLRVGAAASFIQSEDEAALLELLSGPKASGLNLVKIAPTVLVSSAPPRETAQVLRTLGLSPSVDGADEPVVRLRAAPTPQDHLRPVYTAPRTAPGAEEVDAQLAVLRQVGAAVGHRGGSGHRDGEAGTQLGLEALQRAIRLKQRISMNVVDGLGNASLEVVVPLSVSGGRVRVFDPAKETERVLSIHRIIDIEAAEELRQ
- a CDS encoding DNA repair helicase XPB — its product is MNDGPLIVQSDKTILLEVDHELATEARHAIAPFAELERAPEHMHSYRLTPLGLWNARAAGLDAEKMLDTLLKYSRFPVPHSLLIDVEETMSRYGRLRLEKDPQHGLVMRTDDYPVLEEVIRAKKIQPLLGPRIDGETVVVHASQRGQLKQLLLKIGWPAEDLAGYVDGTPHLIALNEDGWKLRPYQQMASDNFWSGGSGVVVLPCGAGKTLVGAAAMATGSTTTLILVTNTVAARQWKDELLKRTSLTADEIGEYSGAVKEVRPVTIATYQVLTTKRGGLYPHLELVDGHDWGLIIYDEVHLLPAPIFRMTADLQARRRLGLTATLVREDGREGEVFSLIGPKRYDAPWKDIESQGYIAPADCVEVRVDLPKDERVAYAMADDADKYRLCATSESKTHVVEQLVARHAGEQLLVIGQYIDQLDDLGERLQAPVIKGDTSVKVRQKLFDDFRAGDIQTLVVSKVANFSIDLPEASVAIQVSGSFGSRQEEAQRLGRLLRPKKDGRAARFYSLVARDTLDQEFAAKRQRFLAEQGYAYRIMDAKDVEQNPAGA